Genomic DNA from Candidatus Cloacimonadota bacterium:
AAAACCGCTTGCGATAACAAACTGTCTGAACTTCGGTAATCCATATAAAAAAGATGTTTACTGGTATTTCTCTGAGTGCATCCGGGGTATGGGAGATGCATGCAGATTTTTCAAAACTCCAGTGACAGGTGGTAATGTCAGTTTCTATAATGAAACGGTCAAGAGTGCTGTTTATCCAACACCAGTGATCGGCATGATCGGGCTTCTCGATGATGTTACATTCGCGACTTCTCAGTATTTCAAAGAAGTAGGAGATGTCATTGTTCTTTTGGGAAAACATTGCAATTCGATTGCAGCTTCGGAATATTTAGCAATTGAACATAAATTGATAGCAGGTCATGCACCAGAAATCGATCTTGAATTTGAACAGAGAGTTCAGAATGTATGTTATGATGCTATTCATAATGGATTTATTCAATCAGCGCACGATTGTTCGGAAGGTGGTTTGGCGGTTGCACTTGTAGAATCGTGCTTCAATCCCCATGGTCTTCTGGGAGCAAAACTATCAATCGATTTGATGAATCGTGCTGATGCAGAACTTTTCGGTGAATCTCATTCACGAATTATTCTTAGTTTGAAAGAAGAGAATATCTCATCTCTTAAGCAAATTATTAAAAAATACAATATACCATACTCAATTATTGGAAAAGTTACTGAAGCCAGATTTGATATCAATCATCTTATTTCTCTTGATGTAAGAGAGTTATACGATCTTTGGTACCATTCTATTCGAAAGAAAATGGAGTCCGTCACATGATCCCATTCCCTGAAATAAATCCCGATCTCGTTACAATTCCCGAATTTTCGATAGGATCATTAACCATTGGACCACTACACATCCGATGGTATGCAATGATGTATATCATTTCATTCGCCATCGCTTACTTCCTATTAAAGAAGCTTTACAAAGAACGGGATGTCCACATCAAAAAAGAAAATTTCGAGAACCTGTTTTTCTATTTGATGCTTGGTGTAATCATTGGTGGAAGACTCGGCTATATGGTGTTTTATAACTTCAATGAGATATTCCGTCACCCTCTCGAAATATTTGCGGTTTGGCACGGTGGGATGTCCTTTCATGGCGGTATGATAGCAGCAATATTCTTCGGATATTTGTTTTGCAAAAAATACCATTATGATTTCTACAAATTAGCTGATCCGACAGTCGTTGTAGCGCCGATTGGACTTGCACTTGGAAGATTTGGTAATTTCATAAACGGCGAATTGTACGGAAGACCGACCGACCTTCCATGGGGAATGATCTTCCCTGGAGAACAGATTCCCAGACATCCGTCACAACTCTATGAGATGTTCCTAGAAGGTATCGTACTTTTTCTTATACTTTTTATTCTTGTTAAGAAAAATATGCGCAAGGGAATGGTATTCTGGAGTTTTATTTTCTTTTATGGACTCTTCAGATTCCTCGTGGAATTCCTTCGAGAACCGGATGCACATCTCGGACATCTTATCGGCTTTATGACGATGGGACAAATATTGAGCTTATGTATGATCATAGCTGGAATTGTTGGATATATTTCGATTTTCAGGAAAAAGCCAATACCTCCTGACGAAGAGGATTTCGATGAAGAATAAGTTATTTATAATTACAATAACAGTCCTTAGTCTTGTCGCTTGTGCATCAGTCTCGAAAGATAACTATAGCACGTTTGAAATTCAAAATAAGATAATAGAAAAACTCGCCTATCTTCAAGAGTGCAGAGCTGAGGGATTAGCAACGATAAATTACAATAATTTTGAAATAAAAACCAACTTCTTACTTCGGAAAAAGAATTCATCAGTTAGGATAGACGTTTTTTCAAGCGGTATTCTTGGTCTGAGTCCCAGCCCCAAAGCTCAAATTGTATTAGAAGATAATTTCGTAAATGTGTTTATTCCGGATCAGAAACAACTCACGATCACACGGCTCATTCCTGCCGATTCATTAATCAATGTTCAGGATATCGTGGCAACTTATAGTGTTGTAGAAAGTTTTGGATATTATATTGCATCTCCTTTTAATGGAGTGTATTATATCTTTGATAAAAAACTTCGTCTTGAATCTGTTCAGGTTCGCGATATACGCATTCAATTCTCGGAGTATAAAAAGGATTTACCTCATAAAATAACTGTACTTCAGAAGAAGATCGAAATTATCTCGCTCAATATTGATAAATGGAATTTTCAATTCATCAATGAGAATATTTTCGATTTTGAGGTTCCATCAAATGTACAGATCGAAGCAAACGAGCTTGATCTTACAATACCTGTAGAAATAATCGAGGAGGACGAATGATCTCTCGATATATGTTACCGGAGATGGATCATTTATGGAGTCTTGAAAACAAGTTTTCAACTTGGCTCCAAATTGAGATCGCTGCAGCTGAAGCAATGAATAAGCTTGGCTTCGTTCCTGATGCTGATCTCAATAATATCCAGCAGAAAGCCCAATTCATGGTCTCTGAAATCGATGAAATTGAGCAGAAGGTTCATCATGATGTAATTGCATTTCTAACGAATGTAGCATCCTATGTGGGACCTTCATCACGTTATATTCATCTTGGTATGACTTCATCTGATATCATTGATACCGCTAACTCTCTCTTGATGAAACAAGCAGGCGAGATCATTCTCGATTCAATAAAAGAACTTCTGCTTGTTTTGAAAGAACGTGCTTATACGTATAAAAATACACTTTGCATAGGAAGGTCTCATGCCATTCATGCAGAACCGACAACCTTTGGATTGAAACTTGCATTATGGTATGATGAGATGAAACGAAATCTTGTCCGATGGGAGCAAGCAATCGATATTATCTCGGTTGGTCAAATTTCCGGAGCAGTTGGTAATTATGCTCATCTTCCAATAGAAGTTGAAACCTATGTTTGCAAAAA
This window encodes:
- a CDS encoding prolipoprotein diacylglyceryl transferase, producing the protein MIPFPEINPDLVTIPEFSIGSLTIGPLHIRWYAMMYIISFAIAYFLLKKLYKERDVHIKKENFENLFFYLMLGVIIGGRLGYMVFYNFNEIFRHPLEIFAVWHGGMSFHGGMIAAIFFGYLFCKKYHYDFYKLADPTVVVAPIGLALGRFGNFINGELYGRPTDLPWGMIFPGEQIPRHPSQLYEMFLEGIVLFLILFILVKKNMRKGMVFWSFIFFYGLFRFLVEFLREPDAHLGHLIGFMTMGQILSLCMIIAGIVGYISIFRKKPIPPDEEDFDEE